One window of Acanthochromis polyacanthus isolate Apoly-LR-REF ecotype Palm Island chromosome 19, KAUST_Apoly_ChrSc, whole genome shotgun sequence genomic DNA carries:
- the LOC110958639 gene encoding leucine-rich repeat-containing protein 51-like yields MYGPPVDLSFNNMRCLAGALSQVPRSGLRPLSMNADNKYLSRSLRLCNNKITSVEGLQLTLSHFLAQPSKLGWLDLSFNKLTCIDRVLCELRELRVLYLHGNRIWNLSGVDKLVELQHLHTITLHGNAIENYKGYRRHVISALPQLKRMDFSAVTRQERVMANVRRRCTGCSINTKEAEDH; encoded by the exons ATGTACGGCCCTCCAGTCGATCTGTCGTTTAACAATATGCGCTGTCTTGCAG GTGCGCTGTCCCAGGTACCCAGAAGTGGCCTGCGCCCTTTAAGCATGAACGCAGACAACAAGTACCTGAGTCGCTCTCTGCGTCTCTGTAACAACAAGATCACCAGCGTCGAAGGCCTCCAGCTCACACTCAGCCACTTTCTGGCTCAACCGTCGAAACTCGGCTGGTTGGACTTGTCCTTCAACAAACTCACATGCATAGACCGA GTTTTGTGCGAGCTGCGAGAACTGCGTGTTCTGTACCTTCACGGCAACAGAATCTGGAATCTGTCGGGCGTAGACAAGCTGGTagagctgcagcatctgcaCACCATCACGCTACATGGAAATGCCATAGAAAACTACAAAGGCTACAG gcgTCATGTGATTTCTGCCCTCCCTCAGTTAAAGAGGATGGACTTCAGCGCTGTGACTCGTCAGGAGCGAGTTATGGCAAATGTTCGGCGTCGCTGCACCGGCTGTAGCATAAACACCAAGGAAGCTGAAGATCATTAA